One Staphylococcus ratti DNA segment encodes these proteins:
- a CDS encoding ABC transporter ATP-binding protein, whose amino-acid sequence MIKRYLEFVKPYKWLIFGTILVGILKFGIPLLIPLLIKYVIDDVINNGALSMADKYSHLFYAMLLAAFIFVIVRPPIEFLRQYMAQWTSNKILYDIRKKLYSHLQALSSRFYANNKAGEVISRVINDVEQTKDFIMTGLMNIWLDCITIIIALSVMFFLDVKLTVAAIVILPFYILTVYFFFGRLRALTRQRSQKLAETQGFLHERVNGMAVIKSFAIEENEAKNFDKRNTNFLQKAFKHTRWNAYSFSAINTVTDIGPLIVIGFGAYLAISGSITVGTLAAFVSYLEQLYGPLRRLVSSFTTLTQSFASMDRVFQLFDEPYDIKNTPNAQTLPIKQGNIEFRNVSFKYNNDERDILKAINLNIHHGETVAFVGMSGGGKSTLISLIPRFYDVTDGEILIDQHHIKDFEMGSLRRQIGMVQQDNILFSDTVKENILLGRPEATDEEVIAAAKKANAHDFIMDLPQGYDTEVGERGVKLSGGQKQRLAIARIFLNDPPILILDEATSALDLESEAIIQEALNVLSKDRTTLIVAHRLSTITHADKIVVVENGQIVEMGSHQTLMSQKGAYHRLYNIQNL is encoded by the coding sequence ATGATAAAACGTTATTTAGAATTCGTTAAACCATATAAATGGTTAATTTTTGGGACGATTTTGGTAGGGATTTTAAAATTTGGTATTCCATTACTTATCCCGTTATTAATTAAATATGTTATTGATGATGTCATCAATAATGGTGCATTGAGCATGGCAGATAAATATTCACATTTGTTTTACGCGATGCTTCTTGCGGCATTTATCTTTGTTATCGTCCGTCCGCCGATTGAATTTTTAAGGCAATACATGGCGCAATGGACAAGTAATAAAATCCTATATGATATTCGTAAAAAGTTATACAGTCATTTACAAGCATTGAGCTCGCGCTTTTATGCAAATAATAAAGCAGGTGAAGTTATTTCACGTGTGATTAACGACGTTGAACAAACGAAAGATTTCATTATGACTGGGTTAATGAATATTTGGCTTGACTGTATCACAATCATAATTGCGCTATCAGTGATGTTTTTCTTAGATGTGAAATTAACAGTAGCCGCAATCGTAATTTTGCCGTTTTACATTTTAACTGTGTATTTCTTTTTTGGTCGTTTACGTGCTTTAACACGTCAACGTTCTCAGAAACTCGCAGAAACCCAAGGCTTTTTGCATGAAAGAGTGAATGGGATGGCGGTGATTAAAAGTTTTGCGATTGAAGAAAACGAAGCCAAAAATTTTGATAAACGCAATACGAATTTTTTACAAAAAGCGTTTAAACATACACGTTGGAATGCTTACTCTTTTTCAGCAATCAATACTGTTACGGACATAGGTCCATTAATTGTCATCGGTTTTGGGGCGTACCTTGCCATTTCAGGATCTATCACTGTCGGAACGTTAGCAGCATTTGTAAGTTATTTAGAGCAACTTTATGGACCACTGCGTCGACTTGTATCCTCATTTACGACATTGACACAAAGTTTTGCATCAATGGACCGTGTGTTCCAATTATTTGATGAACCTTATGACATTAAAAATACACCAAATGCGCAAACACTTCCTATAAAACAAGGTAATATTGAATTTCGAAATGTATCATTCAAATACAATAATGATGAAAGAGACATTTTAAAAGCAATCAATTTAAATATTCATCATGGTGAGACGGTCGCTTTTGTAGGAATGAGTGGGGGAGGAAAATCAACTTTAATCAGCTTAATTCCTCGATTTTACGACGTTACAGATGGTGAAATTTTAATTGATCAACATCATATTAAAGATTTCGAAATGGGAAGTTTACGTCGACAAATTGGAATGGTTCAACAAGATAACATTCTTTTTTCTGACACAGTTAAAGAAAATATTTTATTAGGTCGACCAGAAGCGACAGACGAAGAAGTGATTGCAGCAGCTAAAAAAGCAAATGCACACGATTTCATTATGGACTTACCTCAAGGTTACGATACTGAAGTTGGTGAACGTGGTGTCAAATTATCTGGCGGACAAAAACAGCGATTAGCTATTGCGCGGATATTTTTGAACGACCCTCCAATTTTAATTTTAGATGAGGCGACAAGTGCGCTTGATTTGGAAAGTGAAGCGATTATTCAAGAAGCGCTTAATGTATTGAGTAAAGATCGAACGACATTGATTGTCGCACATCGACTCTCTACCATTACTCATGCTGATAAGATTGTAGTCGTTGAAAACGGACAAATTGTTGAAATGGGTTCACATCAAACTTTAATGTCTCAAAAAGGCGCGTACCATAGACTGTATAACATTCAAAATTTATAA
- a CDS encoding metal-dependent hydrolase, whose amino-acid sequence MDTATHIAIGVGLTAIATTDPGLGQNIAATATVLIAGSLIPDIDTVLKLKDNATYISNHRGITHSVPFTLFWPLLLTLLVYSVFSGVNPLHIWLWAQLAVFLHVFVDIFNSYGTQALRPFSNKWIQLSVINTFDPVIFFILLLGIIIWALGVHPYVVFGPILLVLIGYYALRFVMQSWLKKQALNQVEHLGTPIKVFVAPTIRFFQWRIAIQTEKHDYVGRSFGRNIVFSDKVERQPYPNDIIMKHAQYDPNIRAFLGFSSIYRWHIEHIDNDTTELRFIDLRYLKNDHYQFVAIVHLDKEMKVLHSYTGWVFTEEKLMKKLYAN is encoded by the coding sequence ATGGATACTGCAACACATATCGCAATAGGTGTTGGATTAACTGCTATCGCAACAACAGATCCTGGTTTAGGTCAAAATATTGCTGCTACTGCGACCGTTCTTATCGCAGGTTCGTTAATTCCAGACATAGATACCGTTTTAAAATTAAAAGACAATGCAACTTACATTTCAAATCATAGAGGGATTACGCATTCTGTGCCTTTTACTTTATTTTGGCCATTGCTTTTAACCTTGCTCGTTTACAGTGTATTCAGTGGAGTGAACCCACTACATATATGGTTATGGGCTCAGTTGGCAGTATTTTTACATGTTTTTGTAGACATTTTTAATTCATATGGAACACAAGCCCTCCGACCATTTTCTAATAAATGGATACAACTTAGCGTCATTAATACGTTTGATCCTGTCATATTTTTCATATTATTGCTAGGAATTATAATATGGGCTTTAGGCGTTCATCCTTATGTAGTATTTGGACCTATCCTCCTCGTACTCATTGGATATTACGCTTTACGCTTCGTGATGCAAAGTTGGCTCAAAAAACAAGCCTTAAATCAAGTAGAACATTTAGGTACACCAATCAAAGTTTTCGTTGCACCTACGATTCGTTTTTTTCAATGGCGTATTGCCATTCAAACTGAAAAACACGACTATGTTGGACGCAGTTTTGGTCGTAATATCGTTTTTAGCGACAAAGTAGAACGCCAACCTTATCCAAATGATATTATTATGAAACATGCACAATATGACCCAAATATACGCGCTTTTCTAGGTTTTTCTTCAATTTATCGTTGGCATATTGAACATATTGATAATGATACAACAGAATTGCGTTTTATAGACTTACGTTACTTAAAAAATGACCATTATCAATTCGTAGCCATTGTTCATCTAGATAAAGAAATGAAAGTTTTACATTCTTATACCGGTTGGGTTTTCACCGAAGAAAAATTAATGAAAAAATTATACGCTAATTAA
- the bcp gene encoding thioredoxin-dependent thiol peroxidase — protein sequence MLAKGDIFPDFELENQDGEVITKASLKGKKAILYFYPRDNTPTCTTEACDFRDNLAYFNDLDVNVFGVSGDSKRKHQNFINKHQLNFDLLVDEDYSLSKAVGVYQLKKTFGKETMGIVRTTFVIDEEGKVLDVIEKVKVKEQMAQLKTILEG from the coding sequence ATGTTAGCAAAAGGCGATATATTTCCAGACTTTGAATTAGAAAATCAAGATGGTGAAGTGATTACAAAAGCTTCATTAAAAGGTAAAAAAGCGATTTTGTATTTTTATCCGAGAGATAACACGCCTACATGTACGACAGAAGCGTGTGACTTTAGAGACAATCTTGCTTATTTTAATGATTTAGATGTTAACGTTTTTGGTGTAAGCGGTGATTCAAAACGCAAACACCAAAATTTCATTAATAAGCATCAATTGAATTTTGATTTGTTAGTTGATGAAGATTACAGTTTGTCAAAAGCAGTAGGGGTTTACCAATTAAAAAAGACTTTTGGCAAAGAAACAATGGGCATTGTGAGAACAACATTTGTTATTGATGAAGAAGGTAAAGTACTCGATGTCATTGAAAAAGTTAAAGTTAAAGAGCAAATGGCACAACTCAAAACGATTTTAGAGGGGTGA
- the perR gene encoding peroxide-responsive transcriptional repressor PerR, producing the protein MAAELESYEHQLSDSIKTLREAGVRITPQRQAILNFLIRSKTHPTADEIYQSLSPDFPNISVATIYNNLKVFKNTGIVKELTYGDASSRFDFDTRNHYHVICENCGKIVDFHYPSLHEIEQLAQHVTDFNITHHRMEIYGVCQECKEVQDNEK; encoded by the coding sequence ATGGCTGCAGAATTGGAATCCTATGAACATCAGTTAAGTGACTCTATTAAGACACTACGAGAGGCTGGCGTTCGTATCACACCTCAACGACAAGCAATCTTAAATTTTCTGATTCGTTCTAAAACGCATCCAACTGCTGATGAAATCTATCAATCATTATCACCTGATTTTCCTAATATTAGTGTAGCGACAATATACAACAACCTTAAAGTTTTTAAAAATACAGGCATTGTTAAAGAATTAACATATGGAGATGCTTCCAGTCGATTCGATTTCGATACCCGAAATCATTATCACGTCATTTGTGAAAACTGTGGCAAGATTGTAGATTTCCATTATCCTTCTTTACATGAGATCGAACAACTCGCACAACATGTGACTGATTTCAATATTACACATCATCGAATGGAAATATATGGCGTTTGTCAAGAATGCAAAGAAGTACAAGATAATGAAAAATAA
- a CDS encoding glutamate-1-semialdehyde 2,1-aminomutase: MKFSKSEALQQQSNDYILGGVNSPSRSYKAVGGGAPVVMQKGEGAYLYDVDGNEYIDYLQAYGPIITGHAHPHITQAIQEQAALGVLYGTPTELEIEFARKLRHAIPSLEKIRFVNSGTEAVMTTIRVARAFTKRNKIIKFAGCYHGHSDLVLVAAGSGPSQLGSPDSAGVPKSVAQEVITVPFNNIDAFKEAMAHWGDQVAGVLVEPIVGNFGMVEPQPGFLEQVNEITHQHGGLVIYDEVITAFRFHYGAAQDLLGVYPDLTAFGKIVGGGLPIGGYGGRQDIMEQVAPLGPAYQAGTMAGNPLSMKAGIALLEVLEQPGVYEKLNELGEQLEKGLQAAIDKYQIKATINRVRGALTLYFTDEKVTHYEQADQSDGEQFAKFFKAMLHQGINLAPSKYEAWFLTTEHTEADIDQTIKAADFALQQLSRK; this comes from the coding sequence ATGAAGTTTTCTAAAAGCGAAGCGCTACAACAACAATCAAATGATTACATCCTAGGCGGTGTCAATTCTCCTTCTCGTTCATATAAAGCTGTAGGCGGCGGAGCACCGGTTGTAATGCAAAAAGGTGAAGGGGCCTATTTATATGATGTAGACGGTAATGAATATATCGACTACCTTCAAGCATATGGACCAATCATCACAGGACATGCGCATCCTCATATTACGCAAGCAATTCAAGAACAAGCTGCATTAGGTGTGTTATATGGAACACCAACTGAACTTGAAATCGAGTTTGCTCGTAAACTGCGTCACGCGATTCCTTCACTTGAAAAAATACGTTTTGTCAATTCAGGTACAGAAGCTGTTATGACTACGATTCGTGTTGCACGTGCTTTTACAAAACGAAATAAAATTATCAAATTTGCTGGTTGTTATCACGGGCATTCAGACTTAGTGCTTGTTGCCGCAGGAAGTGGTCCATCTCAACTTGGTTCTCCTGATTCTGCTGGTGTCCCTAAAAGTGTCGCTCAAGAAGTTATAACTGTGCCTTTTAATAATATCGATGCATTCAAAGAAGCAATGGCTCATTGGGGAGACCAAGTGGCTGGCGTTTTAGTGGAACCGATTGTAGGAAACTTTGGAATGGTGGAACCGCAACCTGGATTTTTAGAACAGGTAAATGAAATTACGCACCAACATGGAGGATTAGTCATTTACGATGAGGTTATTACAGCTTTCCGTTTCCATTACGGTGCTGCGCAAGATTTACTTGGGGTATACCCTGATCTCACTGCTTTTGGAAAAATTGTCGGTGGTGGTTTACCAATAGGTGGTTATGGCGGACGTCAAGATATCATGGAGCAAGTTGCACCATTAGGACCTGCCTATCAAGCGGGTACTATGGCAGGAAACCCACTTTCTATGAAAGCAGGTATCGCATTATTAGAGGTATTAGAGCAACCAGGTGTTTATGAGAAATTAAACGAGCTAGGCGAACAACTTGAAAAAGGATTGCAAGCTGCGATTGATAAATATCAAATTAAAGCGACTATCAACCGTGTACGTGGCGCTTTAACACTTTATTTTACTGATGAGAAAGTCACGCACTATGAACAAGCCGATCAATCTGACGGAGAACAATTTGCGAAATTTTTCAAAGCCATGTTACATCAAGGTATCAACCTTGCGCCATCTAAATACGAAGCGTGGTTCCTAACAACAGAACATACCGAAGCTGACATCGATCAAACAATTAAAGCAGCTGATTTCGCACTTCAGCAATTATCTCGCAAATAA
- the mutY gene encoding A/G-specific adenine glycosylase, with amino-acid sequence MHYPATFKKNLIEWFKINQRQMPWRDTNDPYFIWTSEVMLQQTQVDTVRSYYLRFIKRFPTIEALANASEEEVLKHWEGLGYYSRARNFHTAAKEVVEKHEGQVPYQPDVFKTLKGVGPYTQAAVMSIAFNHPLPTVDGNVFRVWSRLNNDESDIALQSTRKTYEAELQPYVDSESGTFNQAMMELGALICTPKTPLCMFCPVQSHCESYALGTVLDLPVKTKKIKKKQLTYDVYLIDNHQGGYLIEQRSSKLLNNMWQFPMYDTKPTEQELKKEFGESLHVDETCLGTVKHQFTHMTWTLNIYRAKINAADFDTVTMNRKWLTRENRHQLTLPVSMSKIYDTFCERTNE; translated from the coding sequence ATGCATTATCCGGCCACATTTAAAAAGAACTTAATCGAGTGGTTTAAAATAAATCAACGACAAATGCCTTGGCGTGATACGAACGATCCTTATTTTATATGGACGAGTGAAGTCATGCTCCAACAAACACAAGTGGATACAGTGAGAAGTTATTACTTACGTTTTATCAAGCGATTTCCAACTATTGAAGCTTTAGCAAATGCATCTGAGGAGGAAGTGTTAAAGCATTGGGAAGGGCTAGGGTATTATAGTCGTGCGCGTAATTTTCATACGGCTGCCAAAGAAGTCGTTGAAAAGCATGAAGGACAAGTTCCTTATCAACCTGATGTATTTAAAACTTTAAAAGGTGTAGGCCCATATACACAAGCCGCTGTGATGAGCATTGCATTTAATCATCCTTTGCCAACGGTGGATGGCAATGTTTTTCGCGTATGGTCACGCTTAAATAATGATGAATCAGATATAGCGCTACAATCGACTCGAAAAACCTATGAAGCGGAACTGCAACCTTATGTAGATTCTGAATCAGGCACATTTAATCAAGCGATGATGGAATTAGGCGCGTTAATTTGTACGCCTAAAACACCACTATGTATGTTTTGTCCTGTGCAATCCCATTGTGAGAGTTATGCGCTAGGCACAGTTTTAGACTTGCCAGTAAAAACGAAAAAAATAAAGAAAAAGCAACTTACTTATGATGTCTATCTTATCGATAATCATCAAGGAGGATATTTGATTGAACAAAGAAGTTCAAAGTTACTTAACAACATGTGGCAATTTCCGATGTATGACACAAAGCCAACGGAGCAAGAATTGAAAAAAGAATTTGGTGAATCCCTTCATGTTGACGAGACGTGTTTAGGCACAGTGAAACATCAGTTCACACATATGACATGGACGCTCAACATTTATCGTGCCAAAATCAATGCAGCAGATTTTGACACGGTAACTATGAATCGAAAGTGGTTAACGCGTGAAAATAGACATCAATTGACATTACCTGTGTCAATGTCAAAAATTTACGATACCTTTTGTGAGCGTACGAATGAGTAA
- a CDS encoding FMN-binding glutamate synthase family protein: protein MTLLTILQLIVNIIVVSVLLICIIACIAFLIFDRRQKQHSVLRNYPVLARVRYFLESIGPELRQYLFLNDNEDKPFSRDQYQHIVLAGKYNERATSFGSELDYEEGFYLNNAMFPRQRTELAMDNQKLISTFIYEIKRESLFNRKENVKATEITPYYLEQQHYIKFGEDLKHPYLAKRLVGQSGMSFGALGSKAITALSKGLGHAGTWMNTGEGGLSSYHLAGEADIIFQIGPGLFGVRNEDGTFSEKEFLKKAEQPRIKMFELKLAQGAKTRGGHIEGHKVTEEVAKIRNVKPYETINSPNRFDFIDSPKALLEWVSYLRTISQKPVGFKIVIGNKNDVVELVETMVALNIYPDFITVDGGEGGTGSTFQELQDGVGLPLFTALPIVDGLLRAKGVRNKVKIFASGKLVTPDKIAIALALGADLVNIARGMMISVGCIMSRQCHKNTCPVGVATTDPKKERALVVEEKEYRVANYIVSLHEGLFNIAAAVGVKSPTEIKAEHVTIKKKSGEIQTIHDYQLKLIQ, encoded by the coding sequence ATGACGCTTTTAACTATTTTACAACTTATCGTCAATATTATTGTCGTCAGTGTACTTTTAATTTGTATTATTGCTTGCATTGCATTTTTAATTTTTGACCGGAGACAAAAACAACATAGTGTGTTACGTAACTATCCGGTTCTTGCGAGGGTAAGATATTTTTTAGAAAGTATCGGTCCAGAATTACGTCAATACTTGTTTTTAAATGATAACGAAGATAAACCATTTTCTCGAGATCAATATCAGCACATTGTGCTTGCCGGAAAATATAATGAACGCGCCACGAGCTTTGGCTCGGAATTAGATTATGAAGAGGGCTTTTACCTTAATAACGCAATGTTTCCGAGACAACGAACTGAACTAGCGATGGACAATCAAAAGTTGATTTCAACGTTTATTTATGAAATTAAGCGAGAATCTTTATTTAATCGAAAAGAAAATGTGAAAGCGACAGAAATTACACCGTATTATTTAGAACAACAGCATTACATAAAATTTGGTGAAGATTTGAAGCATCCATATTTAGCTAAAAGGTTGGTGGGGCAATCTGGCATGAGTTTCGGTGCATTAGGGAGTAAAGCGATAACAGCACTTTCTAAAGGGCTAGGACATGCAGGGACATGGATGAATACAGGAGAAGGCGGGCTATCTTCTTATCATCTAGCTGGAGAAGCGGATATTATTTTTCAAATTGGACCTGGATTATTTGGAGTAAGAAATGAAGATGGAACATTTAGTGAAAAAGAATTTTTGAAAAAAGCAGAGCAACCACGCATAAAAATGTTTGAACTTAAGCTAGCACAAGGTGCCAAAACACGAGGAGGCCATATTGAAGGGCATAAAGTGACAGAAGAAGTCGCAAAGATTCGAAATGTAAAACCTTATGAAACGATCAATTCACCTAATCGTTTTGATTTTATAGATAGTCCTAAAGCATTGTTGGAATGGGTCAGTTATTTACGAACAATCAGTCAAAAACCAGTAGGATTTAAAATTGTAATTGGAAATAAAAATGATGTAGTTGAATTAGTAGAAACCATGGTAGCACTCAACATTTATCCTGATTTTATTACTGTTGATGGTGGTGAAGGTGGAACAGGTTCAACTTTCCAAGAACTACAAGACGGTGTCGGTTTGCCATTGTTTACAGCATTGCCGATAGTAGATGGTTTATTAAGGGCAAAAGGTGTGCGCAACAAAGTGAAAATATTCGCTTCCGGTAAACTCGTAACACCAGATAAAATCGCAATTGCTTTAGCTTTAGGCGCAGATTTAGTGAATATTGCGCGAGGAATGATGATAAGTGTAGGGTGTATCATGAGTCGACAATGTCATAAAAACACGTGTCCAGTAGGCGTAGCAACAACCGATCCTAAAAAAGAACGCGCGCTAGTAGTCGAAGAGAAAGAATATAGAGTAGCAAATTATATCGTTTCATTACATGAAGGGCTGTTTAATATAGCTGCTGCAGTAGGTGTAAAGAGTCCGACAGAAATCAAGGCTGAACATGTGACAATCAAGAAAAAAAGTGGCGAGATTCAAACGATTCACGATTACCAATTAAAACTCATCCAATGA
- a CDS encoding DUF402 domain-containing protein → MVKSRIPKEGDTIKIQSYKHDGNIHRVWSETRILKGTDHVIIGGNDHTLVTESDGRTWITREPAIVYFHAEYWFNVICMFREDGVYYYCNLSSPFACDEEALKYIDYDLDIKVYPNGKYHLLDEDEYEQHMNQMKYPKDIDVILRRNVDILQQWIEHKKGPFAPDFIKVWRNRFQKLRNRS, encoded by the coding sequence GTGGTTAAGTCACGTATTCCTAAAGAGGGAGACACAATTAAAATTCAATCTTATAAACATGATGGCAATATTCACCGCGTATGGTCAGAAACAAGAATATTAAAAGGGACGGATCATGTTATCATAGGTGGGAATGATCATACATTAGTGACTGAAAGTGATGGGCGCACATGGATTACACGTGAACCAGCGATTGTGTATTTTCATGCAGAATATTGGTTTAATGTGATTTGTATGTTTAGAGAAGATGGCGTTTACTACTATTGTAACTTGTCATCGCCTTTTGCTTGTGATGAAGAGGCTCTGAAGTATATAGATTATGACTTAGACATCAAAGTATATCCTAATGGCAAATACCATTTATTAGATGAAGATGAGTATGAACAACATATGAATCAAATGAAATATCCTAAAGATATCGATGTAATATTAAGAAGAAATGTAGATATATTACAACAATGGATAGAGCATAAAAAAGGACCATTTGCCCCAGATTTTATTAAAGTTTGGCGTAATCGATTCCAGAAATTAAGAAATCGATCTTAA
- a CDS encoding teichoic acid translocation permease, whose amino-acid sequence MLEQFLIFFKNIPRHIRHSRYRIFQQKSILMLTVLIALALIVMFKLSFKLFSVTEITQATMMYRLVGILAFGVIVVAIWMNYRNFPRDYYVTRHFNSSPMLHILFSSLVYSFILALMLSVIAIIKPVNASTLVIGVVFYTFVSFVFIALMSYLLGLIRIIYPKLDFIFYCVVAVVFCLLPIIFLSQTIHGGLSHLLMLNPVYYIINGFQQSVIVGSHALNHLGYHFYFVCWLGFIAVLGFALNDYVSQLRPNEHINH is encoded by the coding sequence ATGTTGGAACAATTTCTCATATTTTTTAAAAACATTCCAAGGCATATTAGACATAGCCGTTACCGCATTTTTCAACAGAAAAGCATTTTAATGCTCACCGTCTTGATTGCTTTGGCATTGATTGTAATGTTTAAGCTATCATTTAAACTTTTTTCAGTTACAGAAATCACGCAAGCTACTATGATGTATCGTTTAGTAGGAATACTTGCTTTTGGGGTTATCGTTGTGGCAATTTGGATGAATTATCGAAATTTCCCGAGAGATTATTACGTCACGCGGCATTTTAATAGTAGCCCAATGTTACACATTTTATTTTCAAGTTTGGTATATAGTTTTATACTTGCGCTTATGCTTAGCGTTATTGCAATAATAAAACCTGTAAACGCAAGTACTTTAGTAATAGGTGTAGTCTTTTATACTTTTGTGTCATTTGTGTTCATTGCTTTAATGTCGTATTTATTAGGGCTAATTCGAATTATTTATCCTAAATTGGATTTCATTTTTTACTGTGTTGTAGCTGTCGTATTTTGTTTATTACCTATTATCTTTTTGAGTCAAACCATCCATGGGGGCTTATCGCATTTGCTCATGTTGAATCCGGTGTATTATATTATCAATGGATTTCAACAATCTGTTATTGTTGGCTCACATGCACTCAATCATTTAGGATATCATTTTTACTTTGTGTGTTGGTTAGGGTTTATTGCTGTGCTTGGTTTTGCTTTAAATGATTATGTTTCACAATTAAGACCGAACGAACACATCAATCACTAA
- a CDS encoding phosphoglycerate dehydrogenase — MRIVSLMRLGDQEERLQEQFPELHFEFYKHPSCVPKESIEKMDILLSYHQEVNETFIKQATNLKWIMWYATGVNALPFETLKAQHIQVTNAKGVHAQQLAEFLFAFILDDYKEMKETFREQQSKIYNHKRTTPSVAGETILFLGTGVIPQRAAKIAQLFGMHTVGLNTSGHQVEGFNETYSIDEREKVLKKANVIVNLLPETGKTKYLLTRHDFECMNGQALFINLGRGTIVKESILIDVLKSNLIRKAYLDVYEQEPLKPESQLYNLNNVVMTSHITGNGDLNKKLATDIFINNLHHFLNKEPLNENVVDLNKGY; from the coding sequence ATGCGGATTGTAAGTTTAATGCGTTTAGGGGATCAAGAAGAGCGTCTTCAGGAACAATTTCCTGAGCTTCATTTTGAATTTTACAAACATCCTTCCTGTGTACCAAAAGAATCAATAGAAAAGATGGATATTCTTTTGTCATATCATCAAGAAGTAAATGAAACGTTTATTAAACAAGCAACAAATTTAAAATGGATTATGTGGTATGCGACAGGTGTCAATGCTTTACCATTCGAAACTTTAAAAGCACAACACATTCAAGTTACAAACGCGAAAGGCGTGCATGCACAACAATTAGCTGAGTTCTTATTTGCGTTCATTTTAGATGACTATAAGGAAATGAAGGAAACGTTCCGAGAACAACAATCTAAAATTTATAACCATAAAAGAACGACGCCCTCTGTTGCAGGAGAAACGATTTTATTTTTAGGCACAGGTGTGATACCACAACGCGCTGCTAAAATTGCACAGTTGTTTGGTATGCATACAGTAGGACTTAATACATCTGGCCATCAAGTGGAAGGATTCAACGAAACATATTCTATAGATGAAAGAGAAAAAGTGCTTAAAAAAGCGAATGTTATTGTTAACCTTTTGCCAGAAACAGGAAAAACAAAATATTTATTAACACGTCATGATTTTGAATGTATGAATGGTCAAGCTTTATTTATTAATTTAGGACGTGGAACGATAGTTAAAGAGTCAATATTAATAGATGTACTAAAATCAAATTTGATTCGAAAAGCCTATTTAGATGTTTATGAGCAAGAACCGTTGAAGCCAGAATCTCAATTATACAACTTAAACAATGTAGTCATGACAAGTCATATTACAGGTAATGGAGACCTTAATAAAAAATTAGCAACAGACATTTTTATTAACAATTTGCACCATTTTCTCAATAAGGAACCGCTAAATGAGAATGTAGTAGATTTAAACAAGGGATATTAA